CCGAGATCGCCTTCCATGGCCTTCGCCAAACAAGCACAGGCTCGGCTCCTCCTTGGCCCGCCCGGGGGCGGGGGTTAAATGACGACGCTGCAGGCTTCACTTCATGTTGCGGACTGGTCGGTTGCACGCCCCCGAAGGGCGCTTGTCACTCCACTTCGACGCCACCATTTCGAGTGACGCCGGGAGTCAGCTACCGGGGACCCTGGCGTCTCCCCGAACCGGACTTACACCGGCTGGCTATCCTGAGCTTGACGTCCGGATACATCACCCACACCCCTTCTGAACTGTGATGACGCCCGGACTGCTGGACGTACGCTTGTTCTTTAACCTCACGTCCTGCGGAATGCTTGCCGGTGGAGAAAATGCGGTGCGTGCTGGCACCACGCTGGTCAGACTCGCTGACATGACTGAGAAGATCACCCGCATCAACCCCGAGCAGCTGCATGAGACACCCGGCTACCACCACATCACCGTGGTGGAGGCAGGCCGTACCGCCTATCTGGCGGGGCAGTGCCCGCTTGATCGGAATAGTGACCTCGTCGGTTCCGGTTCCCTCGAGACGCAGGTCGACCAGGTTGTCGCGAACGCGCTCGCTGCCCTGGCAGCGGTGAGTGCCCAGCCTGAACATGTGGTGCGGTCAGTGATCTACGTGCGGAGCGATGAGAGGGACATCCTCGGAGCCGCATGGCGTCGGCTCACCGAGTCTGCCCTGGGTCCGGCGTTCACCACCGCCAGCACGCTCTTGGGCGTCGCCCAGCTGGGCTTTCCGGGACAGCTCGTCGAGGTGGATCTCACCGTGGCGCTGCCTGACTGATTTCGAACGGCGTATCGAACTGGGTAGCCCAGCTGGGCATTCGCGGGACGCTGGGGCGGCCTTCGTCTGATCATGTGCTCCGACCAAGGTGCACCGATCAAGACGAAGGCCGTGAAGGTGAGTCTGCTGCCTGACGCCGGTCCCGGGGAAGCGTTCGCGCAAGCGTCACGCTTCCGGGAGGACTTATTCGACTGCCTGACCGTGCGCGGGGACGAGCTGTTCGAGCTCGTGGACGCATTGCTGTGCGCGGACGGCCCGGTGACG
This portion of the Streptomyces sp. NBC_01750 genome encodes:
- a CDS encoding RidA family protein, whose amino-acid sequence is MTEKITRINPEQLHETPGYHHITVVEAGRTAYLAGQCPLDRNSDLVGSGSLETQVDQVVANALAALAAVSAQPEHVVRSVIYVRSDERDILGAAWRRLTESALGPAFTTASTLLGVAQLGFPGQLVEVDLTVALPD